The Bradyrhizobium sp. WSM471 genome includes the window ATCGTGGCGAGCTCGCTCAACGTGCCCGACAGGTGCTTGCGCAGATGCTGTTGCGCAGCATCGGCGTCGCCGGCCTCGATCGCGCGCGTGATCAGCTTGTGGTGGCGGACGATGTTCTGGGCCTTGCCGGGTGAGGGTAGATGCAGCCGGCGCAGCCGGTCGATATGTCCGCTGCGGCTGCGCACCAGCGTCCAGAGTTCCTGCTTGCCGGCTGCGGCATAAAGCTGCGCATGAAAATCATTGTCGCCGGCGATGAAGCTCTCGAAGTCTCCGGCCTTGGCGCATTGCTGCTGGAGCGCGATCGCGTGGTCGAGGCGTATGACCAGCGCTTCGCCGTGCTGCTGCGCGAGCAGACGGACGATTTCGAGCTCCAGCGCCTGGCGCAGGAAATGGGCCTGCTCGGCCCGACCGACATCGACCCGGCTGACGACGGTGGCGTGCTGCGGAAACACGTCGACCAGCCCTTCTTCCTCCAGCCGCATCAAGGCGTCGCGGATCGGCGTCGAGCTGACGCCGAATTGTGCGGCGAGATCCGTGCGCGACAGCGGCGAGCCCGGCGGCAATTCGAGCGCGAGAATGGCGTTGCGCAGCCGCTCGAACACTTGCGGCGCGGCCTGCCGGGCCCGGTCGAGCCGCGCGCCGGAGCGGGCGGCCGCGCGGGACGCGGGGTGGGTTGTTTCCATGCGAAGAGCTCCGGCCGGCCTTGCCTTTGATGCACTAATACATTAGTGCATCAGCGAGATCGCTCGTCAATGGCGGCCGGAGGAAACGAACAACAATGATCAAGCAATTGCAGTGCGGCCTCACGGCCATCGCCCTGATCGCCGCGACGGCGCTGACGGCCTCGCCCGCGACGGCGCAGCAAAAATCCGAGATCTCGCTGTCGCGCCAGCCCGGCATTTTCTACATGCCGAGCCACGTCATGGAAAAACAGAAGCTGATCGAAAAGCATGCAGCCCAGCTCGGGGTGGCGGGTGTCACCACCAAATGGGTCACCTTCTCCGGCGGCGGTGCGCAGACCGATGCGCTGCTCGCGGGCGGCGTCGACATCCTCAACACCGGCACCGGCAATCTGCTGCTGCTGTGGGACCGCACCCGCGGCGGCGTCAAGGGCATCGTCGCGACCTCGGCGCAGCCGATGACGCTGATCAGCCGCGACGCCAACATCAAGTCGATCAGGGATTTCGGCCCCGGCGACAAGATCGCGGTGCCGACCGTCAAAGTCTCGACCCAGGCGATCGTGCTCCAGATCGCCGCCGCCGAGGCCTTTGGCGCCGACCAATGGTCGAAGCTGGACGTCAACACGGTGCAGCTCGGCCATCCCGACGCCTATGCGGCGCTGTCCAACGCCAAGCACGAGGTGCACACCCATTTCTCGATTCCGCCGTTCACGTTCCTCGAGCTGAAGAACGTGCCGGGCGCACATGTCGTGCTGTCGTCGCCTGACGTGATGGGCGGCCCGCTCAGCCAGGCGCAGTTCTTCACCACCACGAAGTTCGCCGATGCCAACCCGAAAATCATCCAGGCCGTGCGCGATGCGACCAAGGAGGCGCAGGATCTGATCCGTAGCGACACCAAGCAGGCGGTCGAAATCTACAAGGAGATCACCGGCGACAAGACCTCGGTGGAAGAGCTGCTCGATCTGCTCAAGGAGCCGGGCATGATGGAGTGGAATCTCGAACCGCAGGGCACGATGAAATTCGCCGCCCATTTGTTCAAGACCGGCACGCTGAAGACCCAGCCCAAGGCCTGGACCGATTACTATCTCCCCGTCGCCCACGACCTGAAGGGCAACTGATGGCGCTGCTCGACGTCAGCTCCGTGACGCTGCGCTACAAGACCTCCAGCGCCGTCGTCACCGCCACGGAAAGGGTGAGCTTCACCGTCGACAGGTCCGATCGCTTCGTGCTGCTCGGGCCGTCCGGCTGCGGCAAGTCGACCCTGCTCAAGGCCGTCGGCGGCTACATGGCGCCGAGCGAAGGTCGCATGACCATCAACGACCGCGAGATCCACGGTCCCGGCGCCGATCGCATGATGATCTTCCAGGAGTTCGACCAGCTGCTGCCCTGGAAGAGCGTGCTGGCCAACGTAATGTTTCCGCTGCTGACCGCGCGAAAATTCTCGCGCAAGGACGCCGAGGTGCGGGCGCGGGCCTATATCGAGAAGGTCGGCCTGACCCGCGTCGTCGATGCCTATCCGCACACGCTCTCCGGCGGCATGAAGCAGCGCGTCGCGATCGCGCGCGGCATGGCAATGGAGCCCGACATCCTGCTGATGGACGAGCCGTTCGCCGCGCTCGACGCGCTGACGCGCCGGACCTGTCAGGACGAGCTGCTCCAGCTCTGGAGCGAGACCAAATTCACCGTGCTGTTCGTGACCCACTCGATTGCGGAAGCGATCCGCATCGGCAACCGCATCCTGCTGCTGTCGCCGCATCCCGGCCGCGTCAAGGCCGAAGTGGTGGACGTCGACAAGGTCTCGAATGACGATGGCAGTGCCGGCCGGCTCGAGAAGGAGATCCACGATCTCCTGTTCGCCGCCGAAGCCACGGCGCATTGAGGGAGCCTCTCATGGGCGAAGCCAGGATCCTGCTACGTGAGGCGCCGGTCGCCGCCAGCACAGCCGAAGTCGAGCGCAAGCTGAGCGTGCCCGAGCTGTTGTGGAACGATGGGTTTGTCCGCAAGACCGTCATCATCCTGTTCCTCGCGGCGGTCTGGGAGGCCTACGGCCTCACCCTCGACAATCCCCTGCTGTTTCCGACGCTGCACGACACGGTCCTCACGATGTACGATCGCGTCAAGGACGGCACGATTCCCATGCGGGCCTGGGCTTCGCTGAAAGTGCTGTTCATGGGCTATTCGGCCGGCATCGCGCTCGCCGCGATCTTCACCGTGCTCGCGATCTCGACGCGTATCGGCACCGATTTCCTCGAGACGGTCACGGCGATGTTCAATCCGTTGCCGGCGATCGCACTGTTGCCGCTCGCTTTGATCTGGTTCGGTCTCGGCAACGGCAGTCTGGTGTTTGTGCTGATCCATTCGGTGCTGTGGCCGGTTGCGCTCAACACCCATTCCGGCTTCAAGAGCGTGTCCAACACGCTGCGCATGGTCGGGCGCAATTACGGCCTTCGGGGATTGCCGTACGTCGCGAAAATCCTGATCCCCGCCGCGTTCGGCTCGATCCTGACCGGCCTGAAGATCGGCTGGGCCTTCGCCTGGCGCACGCTGATCGCGGCCGAGCTGGTGTTCGGCGTGTCGTCGGGGCAGGGCGGGCTCGGCTGGTTCATCTTCGAAAACCGCAACCTCCTCGACATACCTGCGGTCTTCGCCGGCCTCTTGACGGTGATCATCATCGGGCTTTTTGTCGAGAACCTGATCTTCCGCGCCATCGAGCGGAACACCGTGCAGAAATGGGGCACCCAATCATGACCAAGAAGAAACTAACGCCCGACCAGCTCCGCAGCGCGCGCTGGTTCGCACCCGACGATCTCCGCTCGTTCGGCCATCGTTCCCGCACCATGCAGATGGGCTACGCGCCCGAGGAGTGGAAGGACCGCCCGATCATCGCGATCCTCAACACCTGGTCGGACGCGCAGCCCTGCCACATGCACTTCAAGTCGCGCGTCGACGATGTCAAGCGCGGCATCCTGATGGCCGGCGGTCTGCCGCTGGAGCTGCCGGCACTGTCGCTGTCGGAATCGCTGCTCAAGCCGACCACGATGCTCTATCGCAATCTGCTGGCGATGGACGCCGAGGAGCTGCTGCGCAGCCATCCCGTCGACGGCGTGGTGCTGATGGGCGGCTGCGACAAGACCACTCCGGCGCTGCTGCTGGGTGCGACCTCGATGAACATCCCGGCGATCTATCTGCCGGCAGGTCCGATGCTGCGCGGCAATTGGAAGGGCAAGACTCTCGGCTCGGGCTCGGACGGCTGGAAATACTGGGACGAGCGGCGCGCCGGAAAAATCTCCGACAAGGACTGGCTCGACATCGAAGCCGGCATTGCCCGCAGCTACGGCACCTGCATGACCATGGGCACGGCTTCCACCATGACCGCGATTGCCGAGGCGATCGGCATGACGCTGCCGGGCGCGTCCTCGATTCCCGCCGCGGATGCCAACCATATCCGCATGGCCTCCGAATGCGGCCGCCGCATCGTCGAGATGGTCTGGGAAAATCTGACGCCGAAGACGATCCAGACCCGGAAAGCCTTCGAGAACGCGATCGCGGTCGCGATGGCGATGGGCTGTTCGACCAACGCGATCATCCATCTGATCGCGCAGGCCCGCCGCGCCGGTCTCGACATCGGCCTCGACGATTTCGAGATTGCGAGCCGCAAGGTGCCCGTCATCGCCAATGTGCGGCCGAGCGGTGACGCCTATCTGATGGAGGACTTCTTCTACGCCGGAGGCCTGCCGGCGCTGATGGGGCAGATCAAGCCGCACCTGCATCTCGACTGCATCACCGTCACCGGCCAGACGGTCGGCGAGAACATCGAGGGAGCCGAGGTCCACAATGACGACGTGATCCGCTCGATCGACAATCCCATCTACAAGGAAGGCGCACTCGCCGTGCTCAAGGGCAATCTCGCGCCCGACGGCTGCGTCATCAAGCCCTCCGCCTGCGCCCCGCGCTTCCTCAAGCACACCGGGCCCGCGCTGGTGTTCGACGATTATCCCGCGATGAAGAAGGCGGTGGACGATCCCGATCTCGACGTCACCGAGGATCACATTCTCATTTTGCGCAACGCGGGGCCGCAGGGCGGGCCGGGCATGCCGGAATGGGGCATGCTGCCGATCCCGACCAAGCTTGTGAAGCAGGGCGTGCGCGACATGGTGCGGATCTCGGATGCGCGCATGAGCGGCACCAGCTACGGGGCCTGCATTTTGCATGTCGCCCCCGAATCCTATGTCGGCGGGCCGCTGGCG containing:
- a CDS encoding GntR family transcriptional regulator — translated: METTHPASRAAARSGARLDRARQAAPQVFERLRNAILALELPPGSPLSRTDLAAQFGVSSTPIRDALMRLEEEGLVDVFPQHATVVSRVDVGRAEQAHFLRQALELEIVRLLAQQHGEALVIRLDHAIALQQQCAKAGDFESFIAGDNDFHAQLYAAAGKQELWTLVRSRSGHIDRLRRLHLPSPGKAQNIVRHHKLITRAIEAGDADAAQQHLRKHLSGTLSELATIRSHYPEYLTD
- a CDS encoding ABC transporter substrate-binding protein, with amino-acid sequence MIKQLQCGLTAIALIAATALTASPATAQQKSEISLSRQPGIFYMPSHVMEKQKLIEKHAAQLGVAGVTTKWVTFSGGGAQTDALLAGGVDILNTGTGNLLLLWDRTRGGVKGIVATSAQPMTLISRDANIKSIRDFGPGDKIAVPTVKVSTQAIVLQIAAAEAFGADQWSKLDVNTVQLGHPDAYAALSNAKHEVHTHFSIPPFTFLELKNVPGAHVVLSSPDVMGGPLSQAQFFTTTKFADANPKIIQAVRDATKEAQDLIRSDTKQAVEIYKEITGDKTSVEELLDLLKEPGMMEWNLEPQGTMKFAAHLFKTGTLKTQPKAWTDYYLPVAHDLKGN
- a CDS encoding ABC transporter ATP-binding protein; this encodes MALLDVSSVTLRYKTSSAVVTATERVSFTVDRSDRFVLLGPSGCGKSTLLKAVGGYMAPSEGRMTINDREIHGPGADRMMIFQEFDQLLPWKSVLANVMFPLLTARKFSRKDAEVRARAYIEKVGLTRVVDAYPHTLSGGMKQRVAIARGMAMEPDILLMDEPFAALDALTRRTCQDELLQLWSETKFTVLFVTHSIAEAIRIGNRILLLSPHPGRVKAEVVDVDKVSNDDGSAGRLEKEIHDLLFAAEATAH
- a CDS encoding ABC transporter permease, with the protein product MGEARILLREAPVAASTAEVERKLSVPELLWNDGFVRKTVIILFLAAVWEAYGLTLDNPLLFPTLHDTVLTMYDRVKDGTIPMRAWASLKVLFMGYSAGIALAAIFTVLAISTRIGTDFLETVTAMFNPLPAIALLPLALIWFGLGNGSLVFVLIHSVLWPVALNTHSGFKSVSNTLRMVGRNYGLRGLPYVAKILIPAAFGSILTGLKIGWAFAWRTLIAAELVFGVSSGQGGLGWFIFENRNLLDIPAVFAGLLTVIIIGLFVENLIFRAIERNTVQKWGTQS
- the araD gene encoding L-arabinonate dehydratase, coding for MTKKKLTPDQLRSARWFAPDDLRSFGHRSRTMQMGYAPEEWKDRPIIAILNTWSDAQPCHMHFKSRVDDVKRGILMAGGLPLELPALSLSESLLKPTTMLYRNLLAMDAEELLRSHPVDGVVLMGGCDKTTPALLLGATSMNIPAIYLPAGPMLRGNWKGKTLGSGSDGWKYWDERRAGKISDKDWLDIEAGIARSYGTCMTMGTASTMTAIAEAIGMTLPGASSIPAADANHIRMASECGRRIVEMVWENLTPKTIQTRKAFENAIAVAMAMGCSTNAIIHLIAQARRAGLDIGLDDFEIASRKVPVIANVRPSGDAYLMEDFFYAGGLPALMGQIKPHLHLDCITVTGQTVGENIEGAEVHNDDVIRSIDNPIYKEGALAVLKGNLAPDGCVIKPSACAPRFLKHTGPALVFDDYPAMKKAVDDPDLDVTEDHILILRNAGPQGGPGMPEWGMLPIPTKLVKQGVRDMVRISDARMSGTSYGACILHVAPESYVGGPLALVRNGDRITLDVAARTIDLDVSEAELEKRRAAWKQPERRFERGYGWMFTKHIKQANDGCDFDFLETDFGAPIGEPSIY